Proteins co-encoded in one Stomoxys calcitrans chromosome 5, idStoCalc2.1, whole genome shotgun sequence genomic window:
- the LOC106088578 gene encoding serine protease inhibitor 42Dd, with product MGFLVKMCPFVGILTLLALTISASDVEFHSSLASFSQNLFSELYKEHGHENIIYSPFSIQSCLAMTRMGAAGETAAEMDRGLAFTGQTAESVANSYHTLLAKYEDGKTLKVANKVYVMEHNQLQDDFRETLAQNFFSSPEKVDFEHAQDAAKTINTWVESKTDNKIKNLISPSLLGADTRLVLVSAIHFKGMWQIPFPMEYTEDLAFYLNETNCVKVPTMTTEGLFEQVVLKDLQSHLVRMRYKNSDLSMVIILPDSRTGLKDLEVKLRNVSLPSFKTQLTLSKLEITMPKFQAEFQMELKETLMKMGMKEMFGRADFSKMIKESEPLYISSVVHKTFISVNEVGTEAAGATGLVATSRSLPRYYTVDHPFYYAVVNEDFVPLFQGTIVHF from the exons ATGGGGTTTCTtg TAAAAATGTGCCCATTTGTTGGGATACTTACCCTATTGGCCCTCACCATATCTGCCAGTGATGTCGAATTTCACTCCAGCCTTGCCAGTTTCAGTCAAAATCTCTTCAGTGAACTGTACAAAGAGCATGGCCATGAAAACATCATTTATTCCCCCTTCTCCATACAAAGTTGTTTGGCTATGACTCGCATGGGAGCCGCTGGTGAGACAGCTGCCGAAATGGATCGCGGCTTGGCCTTCACCGGCCAAACTGCCGAAAGTGTGGCCAATAGTTATCACACATTGCTGGCAAAATATGAGGATGGCAAAACTTTGAAGGTCGCCAATAAGGTTTATGTCATGGAACACAATCAATTGCAAGATGATTTTCGTGAGACTTTGGCTCAAAATTTCTTCTCCTCCCCTGAGAAAGTCGATTTCGAGCATGCCCAGGATGCTGCCAAGACCATCAACACTTGGGTGGAATCCAAAACCGataacaaaatcaaaaatctCATTAGCCCTTCTCTTTTGGGAGCCGATACTCGCTTGGTTTTGGTTAGTGCCATTCACTTTAAGGGTATGTGGCAAATTCCCTTCCCCATGGAATACACCGAGGACCTCGCGTTCTACCTTAACGAAACCAACTGCGTTAAGGTGCCCACCATGACCACTGAAGGTCTCTTTGAGCAAGTAGTTCTTAAGGATTTGCAAAGTCATTTAGTGCGCATGCGTTACAAAAATTCCGATCTTTCTATGGTCATAATTTTACCCGATTCCCGTACTGGCCTCAAGGATTTGGAAGTTAAACTTAGAAATGTTTCCCTGCCCTCGTTCAAAACTCAGCTAACTCTATCCAAGTTGGAGATAACTATGCCCAAATTTCAGGCAGAATTTCAAATGGAACTGAAGGAAACACTAATGAAG ATGGGCATGAAGGAAATGTTCGGCCGTGCTGATTTCAGTAAAATGATTAAAGAGTCGGAGCCTCTCTATATCTCAAGTGTGGTCCACAAGACCTTCATTTCGGTGAATGAAGTTGGCACTGAAGCAGCAGGAGCAACTG GATTGGTTGCCACTTCCCGTTCTCTACCACGCTATTACACAGTAGACCATCCATTCTATTATGCCGTTGTTAATGAGGACTTTGTGCCATTGTTCCAAGGAACCATTGTTCATTTCTAA
- the LOC106088584 gene encoding antichymotrypsin-2-like: protein MATNLKTCLRLLIIVFLISAISTNSVSPQKEFYEKLNNFSANIFNGVHLANRKKSFVISPFAVHSSLTMARMGANGRTAADMDKPLEFLEQPYEGVVDNFHSLLEKYKTTNFLNISNKLYIANGHEVKEDYHKMASQKFLTDIDNIDLSVKRKAAATMNTWAKSESNGLEDLVKADDLSNNFPLVHLSTAHFKGNWKLPFAPKDNYIEEFYVNSHHSVNLTMMYRDGPAEICSNGNLDALGLRLHFNSSDLSMMFLLPNSRNNLPSLLENIKGYSLEYLVGRFIPYDHVHIYLPKFKTEFNIELSYVLKNMGMEKIFSNGDFSNTIKGSEPLAMGKVFHKAVVEVDEGGTVPEGLPERDYYSDTGYISFFATHPFYYVIMNSDYVPLLQGTFVGVSSISPKTYNLCSQEVILVLYFMETLTINV from the exons ATGGCTACTAATT TGAAAACTTGCTTAAGACTACTTATAATAGTCTTTTTAATCAGCGCTATATCAACGAATTCAGTTAGCCCCCAAAAAGAGTTTTATGAGAAATTGAACAATTTCAGCGCTAACATATTCAATGGTGTTCATCTTGCAAATAGAAAGAAAAGTTTCGTTATATCACCGTTTGCCGTTCACTCATCTTTGACAATGGCTCGCATGGGGGCCAATGGCCGAACTGCAGCCGATATGGATAAACCTTTGGAGTTTCTTGAACAACCATACGAAGGAGTTGTAGacaattttcattcattattggaaaaatataaaacaacgaATTTCCTTAACATTTCCAATAAACTCTATATAGCCAATGGTCATGAAGTGAAGGAGGATTACCACAAAATGGCCTCtcagaaatttttaacagatatTGACAATATCGATTTGTCAGTAAAGCGGAAGGCAGCAGCAACAATGAATAcctgggccaaatcggaaagcAATGGCCTAGAGGATCTTGTAAAGGCTGATGACTTGAGTAATAATTTTCCCTTAGTACATCTCAGCACCGCCCATTTTAAGGGAAACTGGAAACTGCCCTTTGCTCCTAAAGACAATTATATAGAAGAATTCTATGTAAACAGTCATCACTCTGTAAATCTAACTATGATGTATAGAGATGGTCCAGCAGAGATTTGCTCTAATGGCAATCTTGATGCTCTTGGTCTACGTTTACATTTCAATAGCTCAGATCTTTCAATGATGTTTCTTTTACCAAATTCACGTAATAATTTACCCAGTCTATTGGAGAACATCAAAGGATattctttggaatatttggtAGGGCGATTTATTCCATATGATCATGTTCACATATATCTGCCAAAGTTCAAGACTGAATTCAACATTGAATTGAGTTATGTTCTCAAAAAT ATGGGCAtggagaaaatattttcaaatggtGATTTCAGCAATACGATCAAAGGCTCTGAGCCCTTGGCAATGGGTAAGGTTTTCCATAAGGCAGTTGTTGAAGTCGATGAAGGTGGAACTGTTCCCGAAGGATTACCAG aaagaGACTATTACTCCGACACAGGttatatatccttttttgccactCATCCTTTTTACTACGTCATCATGAATTCAGACTATGTTCCCTTGTTGCAAGGCACGTTTGTTGGAgt